The genomic segment CGGGGGGGAGGATTTAGAACGGAGGGCACTTCCGGTGCCCTTTCTCCCGCGAGCACCTGGGGCCCGGACCCTCGTGTGCGAGCCCGAAGCTGGAGCGCCGCAGAGGCGGGCCAGCACCCCCTTCTGACCACTGGTGCCGCCGGCCTCAGGATCGGACATGGCCCAGAACCTGAAAGACTTAGCGGGACGGCTGCCCTCCGGGCCCCGGGGCATGGGCACAGCGCTGAAGCTGCTGCTGGGGGCCGGCGCCGTGGCCTACGGCGTCCGCGAGTCCGTGTTCACCGGTGAGCAACCTCCGCCCGCTCTCCGGACCCCGCTCTACCCTCCCCGGACTCCTTCCTGGCCCCGCCGGGTCCCCGCGCTCACCCAGCCGCTCACCCCGCCCCCCCAGAAGTTAGCACGTACTCTGAGTTCGGCCTGGCCTGACCCCGACCCCTCTCCCCGCAGTGGAAGGCGGGCACAGAGCCATTTTCTTTAATCGGATCGGAGGCGTGCAGCAGGACACCATTCTGGCCGAGGGCCTTCACTTCAGGTAATGGCGGGCAGAGCGGACTGAACCTGACCCTTCACCCTTGAACGCCGACCCACCAATGGCCTTAGTAGGACTTTTAATGGGATTCAGCCCTGCTCATTCCCCTCCTCACCCCATCTCCCAGAACAGTGGGTATTGCCCAGAACTCCAGCAGCATATGCTGTTGTTgtccagagagagaagagaatttctCCTTGACCGTGGTTATTAGGAGGAGAAGCAGGCCAAGAAACACGTGGTGAAGCAAGACCGGCTGAAACTAGTGAAACTGCAGTGTCCTAATTCCTGTCCCTGTTCCTTCTCCTCCAGGATTCCATGGTTCCAATACCCCATCATCTATGACATTCGGGCCAGACCCCGAAAAATTTCCTCCCCCACAGGCTCCAAAGGTAGGTCTAGGCACTGAGGCGTCGCTGGCAGTAAACAAGGGAGCCTGGCGAGAGACTAGGGGAGATGGTGTCAGATCCCTTGGGCCTTGGTTTCCACGTCTGCAAATGAGCGATAATAAAAGCACCAGCTTCTGGGGTTAAACCAGCACATTCTGGACGCACTGTGTGTTTCGCATGTTTAGCTGTCCCTCCCCTAATGTAAACTCAGTGAGAGCATTGTTGTCCTTTGTCTTACTCAGTGGCTAGGTCAAAGCCTAGttttaaagccttttttttccttgtagttgcTTCACTTATTAATTGCATTAACTAGTACGCCCTGTCCTGGGGAAACCTGGCTCCGCTCTTCACTAGTGCACCTGTTCCTTCCTGGACCACACCTAGAAGCTGTGCCTTTGAGATTCCCCAGACCCTTCGTCAAACACACGCATACACCCAGGCATGTACACAGTAAGGCAGGTAGCTCACCTGTAGTGTGCTTTTTTGTACTATTTTTAGCACAGGTTGCTTGACATTTTTGAAACCCTAGCCCCTGAGAGTAAAGAATTTACAAAACAGTCTTTGTCCTGAAGTACAGGAGACATGATTATGATACAACGTAACAGAGCGTAGATCGGGATTGCACACAGTGCAGTGGCAAAAAGAGGTCAGCTTTATTGGTGAAGGGGCTGTGGGTAGAGAAGACTTGACAGTGGACGAGTTTGCATCGGGTCGGTGCCGAGGCACATCTTGTCAACCTGATTATCATCCTCCTTCATGAGGAGTATCAGACCACACAGCATTGCACTAGGTATAGAGGAAAGCACGAGGAGAAAATGCCGGGGGGCCCCCATGGCCTTGACCAGCCCCTGCTGACCTCACTCTTAGACCTGCAGATGGTGAACATCTCGCTGCGGGTACTGTCCCGACCCAACGCCATGGAGCTCCCCAGCATGTACCAGCGCCTGGGGCTGGACTACGAGGAGCGCGTGTTGCCGTCCATTGTCAACGAGGTGCTCAAGAGTGTGGTGGCCAAGTTCAATGCCTCCCAGCTGATCACCCAGCGGGCCCAGGTCTGACTGCAGCTTCCAGCGCTCCCAGTATATTAGGAAAGGGTTGTGGCCCTAGGTCTGTTTGCACCCGAAAGCTGTGTTTGTGGGGAGCAAGGAACCCAGACTGGAACTCGATAGCAGTTCGTGTTAGGCAGCTTGGGAGAAAACACGCAAGTGTAGACGTGTGCATTGTGTTGCAGAGAGTGGGGATTAGGAGTCAGTGGGACCAAGTCCTTTCCAGCTCAGCTGTTCTAGTGAGGAAGTGAGAGGGGGGTGGTGTATTCCCTGCTGTTCTCGGGAGATCTGGGATTCAGATGGTCACGGCAGCACACCTTCCTTTCAGTTCTCCAGTCCCCTcaactcccctctcccctcccctcctcacctcGCCCCTCAGGTATCCTTGTTGATCCGACGGGAGCTGACAGAGAGGGCCAAGGACTTCAGCCTCATACTGGATGATGTAGCCATCACAGAGCTGAGCTTTAGCCGAGAGTACACGGCTGCTGTAGAAGCCAAACAAGTGGGTGAGTCACAAGAGGAGTAGGGGAGGGTTTCCGAGGACGCAGGAGGAGGGATGGTGTTCCTGACACCTCGCATCTGTGACCCTGATTCTCTCCACCACAGCCCAGCAGGAGGCCCAGCGGGCCCAGTTCTTggtggaaaaagcaaaacaggaaCAGCGGCAGAAGATCGTCCAGGCAGAGGGTGAGGCCGAGGCCGCCAGGATGATATCCTTCTGCTGGAGAGCTCCCCGCCCAGCCCCTGGAACACTGCTCCCCGTCTTCCCTCAAGGGCTGGCTGATGAGACTAAGGCGAATGCGACTCGTGCTCTCCGATCCCCAGGGGTGGGGGTTCCCAGTAGGATCTGAAGTCTTAGTGGGGGCACTAGAGGCTGGCTCCTCACCGTAAGGCAGATCAACAACACTGCTGGCCTTGCCTCTTCATCTGCCGCTGCCTCCAGTTCCTGGCAGCTGCCTGCAGGGAGGCCTACAGGGGGCACCAAAGTAGGGCTGGGCACGAGCCACCTGAGCGCAACCTTGGATCTGACCGCCCAGAGGAGGGCTGAGTGAGGCGGGCAGTGAAGTGAGGATGGAGCTCAGATTGAGACCTGGCCTTGTGTGAACCCTTAACCCCACCCTGCTCACCTCGGAGAAGCTCTGAGCAAGAACCCTGGCTACATCAAGCTGCGGAAGATCCGGGCAGCCCAGAACATCTCCAAGACGGTGAGTGTGAGTCCGGCCCCTCCCTCCAAGCCACCTTGGGAGTGAAGGTGTTTCTGTACATTGAAGTGAGAAGACTAAAGTCTTGCT from the Vicugna pacos chromosome 34, VicPac4, whole genome shotgun sequence genome contains:
- the PHB2 gene encoding prohibitin-2, translating into MAQNLKDLAGRLPSGPRGMGTALKLLLGAGAVAYGVRESVFTVEGGHRAIFFNRIGGVQQDTILAEGLHFRIPWFQYPIIYDIRARPRKISSPTGSKDLQMVNISLRVLSRPNAMELPSMYQRLGLDYEERVLPSIVNEVLKSVVAKFNASQLITQRAQVSLLIRRELTERAKDFSLILDDVAITELSFSREYTAAVEAKQVAQQEAQRAQFLVEKAKQEQRQKIVQAEGEAEAARMLGEALSKNPGYIKLRKIRAAQNISKTIATSQNRIYLTADNLVLNLQDESFTR